Proteins co-encoded in one Setaria viridis chromosome 9, Setaria_viridis_v4.0, whole genome shotgun sequence genomic window:
- the LOC117839517 gene encoding organic cation/carnitine transporter 7, which yields MAGDASGAETYTTDEALSRLGFGRFQALLLGFLGTGWVAEAMEVMLLSFVGPSMKEEWGVSGAAEGLITSVVFAGMLLGACVGGLGSDRYGRRAGFLFTAIVSGVPGLLCAFSPNYATLLALRFVVGLGLGASHVLPTWFLEFVPAESRGSWIVVFTCFWTLGTILEALLAWAIMPILGWRWLLALSSTPCFILLIFSSVIPESPRYLCSRGKINEAMLVLERIARMNNKALPPGTVTSEPKRIDDNYDPSVTTVLLMTEDRLDDDTSTKSNSKSIFKAFWSRDLIRSTLLLWLVYFASYFAYYGLVYLISELSSGRSQPKDSSLYINVLVTSFAEFPGLLLAALLVDRIGRKVTMGGMILLCCAFLAPLATQLREDLSIILLFCARSCVMGCFAVLHVYSPEIYPTSCRNTGVGFASIIGRIGSIVAPLTTTALLENHHQKEVVLVMDLALFLAGVACTLFPLETKGREIH from the exons ATGGCGGGAGATGCGAGCGGCGCCGAGACCTACACGACAGACGAGGCGCTGTCGCGGCTCGGCTTCGGCCGGTTCCAGGCGCTCCTGCTCGGGTTCCTGGGCACCGGCTGGGTCGCGGAGGCCATGGAGGTCATGCTGCTGTCCTTCGTGGGGCCGTCCATGAAGGAGGAGTGGGGTGTCTCCGGCGCGGCAGAGGGCCTCATCACCAGCGTCGTCTTCGCCGGGATGCTCCTCGGGGCGTGCGTCGGAGGCCTTGGCTCAGATAGATACGGCAGACG GGCTGGTTTTCTATTCACTGCAATCGTCAGTGGTGTACCCGGTTTACTGTGCGCATTCTCACCAAACTATGCAACATTGCTGGCTTTGCGCTTCGTCGTTGGCCTTGGCCTGGGTGCCAGCCATGTGCTCCCTACTTGGTTCCTGGAATTCGTTCCGGCTGAAAGCAGAGGTTCCTGGATTGTTGTTTTTACCTGTTTCTGGACCCTTGGAACAATATTAGAGGCTCTACTTGCTTGG GCTATCATGCCAATACTTGGATGGAGATGGTTACTTGCATTGTCCTCCACGCCATGTTTCATCCTGCTTATTTTCTCTAGTGTAATACCTGAATCACCAAGATACCTTTGCTCAAGAGGTAAAATAAATGAAGCTATGCTTGTCCTGGAGAGAATAGCAAGAATGAATAACAAGGCTCTCCCTCCTGGCACTGTAACCTCTGAACCAAAAAGGATTGACGATAACTATGATCCGTCTGTTACAACAGTTCTACTGATGACAGAAGACAGACTTGACGATGACACAAGCACCAAATCCAATAGCAAAAGTATATTTAAAGCTTTTTGGTCACGTGATCTGATCAGATCAACTCTTCTTCTTTGGCTGGTCTATTTTGCAAGTTATTTTGCCTATTATGGACTAGTATATCTAATCTCTGAACTAAGCAGTGGTAGGAGTCAACCAAAGGATTCCAGCCTTTACATAAATGTGCTGGTGACCAGTTTTGCAG AGTTTCCTGGTCTTCTTTTGGCGGCTCTACTGGTGGACAGGATTGGTCGGAAAGTGACAATGGGAGGCATGATTTTGTTGTGCTGTGCCTTTCTTGCACCTCTTGCCACACAGTTGAGAGAAGATTTATCAATCATCCTTCTCTTCTGTGCTCGCAGTTGTGTTATGGGATGTTTTGCTGTTCTACATGTTTATTCCCCTGAG ATCTACCCTACATCTTGTCGCAACACTGGAGTTGGGTTCGCTAGTATCATTGGCCGAATTGGAAGCATTGTTGCTCCTCTCACGACAACTGCATTGCTAGAGAACCACCATCAGAAAGAAGTTGTGCTTGTGATGGATCTGGCACTCTTTCTTGCCGGAGTGGCCTGTACCCTCTTTCCTCTTGAGACCAAGGGCCGTGAAATTCATTGA
- the LOC117837259 gene encoding uncharacterized protein, which translates to MSRGGRLRWLWRAPARALGRARDLYVRGLTGCARYIPSDAAFGYPVFVPAAAPLSRSRSAGGSEAGDEDLQELVRAASQRRVEQRRAELRAVARSQSMAAALSMARIDEDAPCDFGGGDGGGPGSALYARSQSCAGRRARGHRKVVALV; encoded by the coding sequence atGAGCCGAGGGGGCAGGCTGCGGTGGCTgtggcgggcgccggcgcgggcgctggGGCGGGCGCGGGACCTGTACGTGCGTGGCCTGACGGGGTGCGCGCGCTACATCCCCTCCGACGCCGCGTTCGGGTACCCGGTGTTCgtgccggccgcggcgccgctgTCCAGGAGCCGCAGCGCCGGCGGCTCCGAGGCGGGCGACGAGGACCTCCAGGAGCTGGTGCGCGCCGCGTCGCAGAGGCGCGTGGAGCAGCGCCGCGCCGAGCTGCGGGCCGTGGCGCGGAGCCAGAGCATGGCCGCCGCGCTCTCCATGGCGCGGATCGACGAGGACGCGCCCTGCgacttcggcggcggcgacggcggcggtccCGGCAGCGCGTTGTACGCGAGGAGCCAGAGCTGCGCCGGGAGGAGGGCCCGCGGGCACCGTAAGGTGGTGGCCTTGGTCTGA